A stretch of the Mycolicibacterium celeriflavum genome encodes the following:
- a CDS encoding fatty acid--CoA ligase, whose protein sequence is MDSTMQDFPLTVTGILRHGTRWSSSRKVITATPGGHREISYGEFGTRVAQLAHGLRALGVTDGQRVATFMWNNQEHLEAYFAAPCMGAVLHTLNIRLADEQIAFIANQAEDSVVLVDMSLAGLLSPILPQLTTVHTVVVVGDGDVSQLGASGHTVIRYADLLDGQPLDYDWPELDERSAAAMCYTSGTTGNPKGVVYSHRSSYLHSMAVCAANNLGLVDGDRVLPVVPMFHANAWGQPYAAMMAGADLVLPDRFLQAAPLVDMIERHRPTVAAAVPTIWNDVLKFLHANPERDISSLKRVACGGSAVPLGMMKEYQERYGVEIRQAWGMTETSPLAATAAPPPEVTGEEHWTLRASAGRVLCGVEIRIVDDDGAVLPNDGKAVGEIEVRGPWITGSYYQNADPSKFDAGWLRTGDVGRIDPQGFITLTDRAKDVIKSGGEWISSVELELAITEHPAVFEAAVVAVPDDRWQERPLAAVVLGSDAAITAAELRKHLSDKVARFWLPEYWTFIDEVPKTSVGKFDKKLIRSRYADGEYDVVECRD, encoded by the coding sequence ATGGACAGTACGATGCAGGACTTTCCGCTGACCGTGACGGGGATTCTGCGGCACGGCACCCGGTGGTCCTCGAGCCGCAAGGTGATCACCGCGACACCCGGCGGACACCGGGAGATCAGCTACGGCGAATTCGGAACACGGGTTGCGCAGCTCGCGCACGGGCTACGCGCGCTGGGGGTGACCGACGGGCAGCGGGTCGCCACGTTCATGTGGAACAACCAGGAACACCTGGAGGCCTACTTCGCCGCGCCGTGCATGGGGGCGGTGCTGCACACGCTCAACATCCGACTGGCCGATGAGCAGATCGCGTTCATCGCCAACCAGGCCGAGGATTCGGTTGTGCTGGTGGACATGTCGCTGGCCGGGCTGCTGTCGCCGATCCTGCCGCAGTTGACGACCGTGCACACGGTGGTGGTGGTCGGCGACGGCGACGTTTCCCAGCTCGGCGCGTCGGGTCACACCGTCATCCGCTACGCCGACCTCCTCGACGGGCAGCCGCTGGACTACGACTGGCCCGAACTCGACGAGAGAAGCGCTGCCGCAATGTGTTACACCAGCGGCACGACCGGTAACCCGAAGGGTGTGGTCTACAGCCACCGCTCGAGCTATCTGCATTCGATGGCGGTGTGCGCGGCCAACAACCTCGGCCTCGTCGACGGTGACCGGGTGCTGCCGGTGGTGCCGATGTTCCATGCGAACGCGTGGGGGCAACCGTATGCGGCCATGATGGCCGGCGCGGACCTGGTGTTGCCCGACCGCTTCCTGCAGGCCGCTCCGTTGGTCGACATGATCGAACGGCACCGGCCCACCGTCGCTGCTGCGGTGCCGACCATCTGGAACGACGTCCTGAAGTTTTTGCACGCCAACCCCGAGCGCGACATCTCTTCCCTGAAGCGGGTCGCCTGCGGCGGTTCGGCCGTGCCCCTCGGGATGATGAAGGAATATCAGGAAAGGTACGGCGTGGAGATCCGCCAGGCATGGGGGATGACGGAGACCTCACCGCTGGCGGCCACCGCCGCACCGCCGCCGGAGGTCACCGGTGAGGAGCACTGGACGCTGCGCGCCTCGGCGGGCCGCGTCTTGTGCGGGGTCGAGATCCGTATCGTCGACGACGACGGCGCCGTGTTGCCCAATGACGGAAAAGCGGTGGGCGAGATCGAGGTTCGAGGACCGTGGATCACCGGCTCCTACTATCAGAACGCCGACCCGTCGAAGTTCGACGCGGGCTGGTTGCGCACCGGTGACGTCGGCCGCATCGATCCGCAGGGATTCATCACGCTGACCGACCGCGCCAAAGACGTCATCAAGTCCGGTGGCGAGTGGATCTCGTCGGTGGAGTTGGAGTTGGCGATCACGGAGCATCCCGCGGTGTTCGAGGCCGCTGTCGTCGCCGTACCGGATGACCGGTGGCAGGAGCGCCCGCTGGCGGCGGTCGTCCTCGGCAGCGACGCAGCCATTACCGCCGCGGAATTGCGGAAACACCTGAGCGACAAGGTCGCCCGGTTCTGGCTGCCCGAGTACTGGACGTTCATCGACGAAGTACCCAAGACCAGCGTCGGCAAGTTCGACAAGAAGCTGATCAGGTCCCGGTACGCGGACGGTGAATACGACGTCGTGGAGTGCCGGGACTAA